One window of Gloeothece citriformis PCC 7424 genomic DNA carries:
- a CDS encoding branched-chain amino acid ABC transporter permease gives MVQYLVSLITSVAIYALFALGLNLQWGFTGLINFGHVAFMTLGAYATAQLSLLGVPVIIAVGVGLFFAALLGLLIGTSTLRLREDYLAIVTIGVSELLRLVVNNEQWLNQYGQWREGSFGIQGYPLPLNFQPSPFISIVMIAILTLLAIWSEWQLWQAVSKQWKEGKEIKDKSYQPNQPISIIIWGIIATSFIVFVYVNGIIALSNYTYQAGLMLLSLLILGVIYGLLEFLVRSPWGRILKAIREDEEIPRALGKNVFWYKLQAFMLGGAIAGLAGTFFAWQITTIYPTNFEPLLTFYAWIIVVLGGAGNNAGTILGAIIFWAYDSLTRFILPQVALLDSTQIGAFRIMVIGLILMVLMVWRPQGILGKKEELTLNR, from the coding sequence ATGGTTCAGTATCTTGTTTCCTTAATTACGTCTGTTGCCATTTATGCCCTGTTTGCCCTAGGATTAAATTTACAATGGGGCTTTACTGGATTAATTAACTTTGGTCATGTGGCTTTCATGACTCTGGGAGCTTATGCTACCGCTCAATTAAGTCTTTTGGGTGTCCCCGTTATTATCGCTGTTGGGGTTGGCTTATTTTTTGCGGCTTTACTCGGTCTTTTGATTGGCACGTCTACCCTACGATTAAGAGAAGATTATTTAGCGATCGTTACTATTGGAGTATCCGAGTTACTGCGCTTAGTTGTCAATAATGAACAATGGCTCAATCAATATGGTCAATGGAGAGAGGGATCTTTTGGGATTCAAGGTTATCCTTTACCCCTAAATTTTCAACCCAGTCCATTTATAAGTATAGTGATGATTGCTATTTTAACGTTACTGGCGATTTGGTCTGAGTGGCAACTGTGGCAAGCGGTTTCTAAACAGTGGAAAGAAGGAAAAGAAATTAAGGATAAAAGTTATCAACCTAACCAACCTATTAGTATTATTATTTGGGGAATTATTGCCACCAGTTTTATTGTTTTCGTTTATGTTAATGGGATAATTGCGTTATCTAATTATACTTATCAAGCCGGATTAATGTTATTATCCCTGTTGATTTTAGGGGTCATTTATGGACTGTTAGAGTTTTTAGTGCGCTCTCCTTGGGGTAGAATTCTCAAAGCCATTCGAGAAGATGAAGAAATTCCCAGAGCATTAGGAAAAAACGTTTTTTGGTATAAGTTACAGGCATTTATGTTAGGGGGTGCGATCGCCGGATTAGCGGGAACTTTCTTTGCTTGGCAAATTACCACCATTTACCCGACGAATTTTGAGCCATTATTAACCTTTTATGCTTGGATTATTGTGGTTTTAGGGGGAGCGGGAAATAATGCCGGGACAATTTTAGGGGCAATTATTTTTTGGGCGTATGATTCCTTGACGCGATTTATTTTACCTCAAGTGGCTTTATTAGATAGTACCCAAATAGGAGCATTTCGGATTATGGTCATTGGTTTAATTTTAATGGTGCTGATGGTTTGGCGGCCTCAAGGTATCCTAGGTAAAAAAGAAGAATTAACCTTAAACCGATAA
- a CDS encoding ABC transporter ATP-binding protein, which translates to MELTDSISKTPILCAQGLCKNFGGIRAVNNARIEVTQGSITGLIGPNGAGKTTLFNLLSNFIRSDAGEVIFDHHPIHHLPPHQIALQGCVRTFQVARVLSRLTVLENMLLATQNQTGEKFFQVWMKQKQVRKEERENKEKAMAILESVGLVAKAYDYAGALSGGQRKLLEMARALMTHPKLILLDEPAAGVNPTLIGQICEHILNWNKEGISFLIIEHNMDVIMSLCHHVWVLAEGTNLADGTPEEIQQNSAVLEAYLGE; encoded by the coding sequence ATGGAACTCACTGACTCTATCTCTAAAACTCCTATCCTTTGTGCCCAAGGATTATGTAAAAACTTTGGGGGAATTCGAGCGGTTAATAATGCACGAATTGAAGTAACTCAAGGCAGTATTACCGGCTTAATTGGCCCTAATGGGGCAGGAAAAACCACCTTATTTAATTTACTGTCTAACTTTATTCGTTCTGATGCCGGAGAGGTGATTTTTGATCATCATCCGATTCATCATTTACCCCCCCATCAAATAGCCTTACAAGGATGTGTGCGAACCTTTCAAGTAGCGCGGGTACTCTCTCGGTTAACCGTCTTAGAAAATATGTTATTAGCCACTCAAAATCAAACCGGAGAGAAGTTTTTTCAGGTGTGGATGAAACAGAAACAAGTCCGAAAAGAAGAACGAGAAAATAAAGAAAAAGCGATGGCAATTTTAGAATCTGTTGGGTTAGTCGCTAAAGCTTATGACTATGCCGGCGCTTTATCGGGAGGACAACGGAAATTATTAGAAATGGCTAGGGCGTTGATGACTCATCCTAAATTAATCTTACTCGATGAACCAGCCGCCGGAGTTAATCCGACTCTCATTGGTCAAATTTGTGAGCATATTTTAAATTGGAATAAAGAAGGGATTTCATTTTTAATTATTGAGCATAATATGGATGTAATTATGTCTTTATGTCATCATGTTTGGGTCTTAGCAGAAGGCACTAATTTAGCCGATGGAACTCCTGAAGAAATTCAACAAAATTCAGCCGTATTAGAAGCTTATTTAGGGGAATAA
- a CDS encoding protein adenylyltransferase SelO, whose protein sequence is MTLSSPNPLLNLNYETALENLGNDYYDEVQAAEFPEQILRFRNDSILPLLGLNPESVKDEDFIEAFGKFKGIRPFLALRYHGYQFGEYNPYLGDGRGFLYGQVRGIDGNLYDFGTKGSGRTPYSRNADGRLTLKGGVREVLAAEALYYLGVKTSRCLSLIETGESLWRGDEPSPTRSSVLIRLSWSHIRFGTLERLNYIKRTDLLKKVLDHVIRCYYTDIEPNDQAYLQFYAQLVQRVAHLAAQWMAAGFCHGVLNTDNMSITGESFDYGPYSFIPTYNPQFISAYFDYGGRYSYGNQPFICRLNLEMLHLPLSSIISVLDLEAALTKFDSYYDYYYYKLMLKKLGFEIEKIPSSPARKLVDKTLQLLLETQIGYHQFFADLSEQFNLGWREDPATVLENSSFPKGDWGSFRELYHALLNELPIEEMENVAKRLHQSNPKTALLRPVIESVWEAIATEDNWQLFYNLIEKIQTLQ, encoded by the coding sequence ATGACCTTATCAAGTCCTAACCCTTTGCTGAATCTCAACTACGAAACGGCTTTAGAAAACTTAGGTAATGACTATTATGATGAAGTTCAAGCCGCAGAGTTTCCTGAACAGATTCTACGATTTCGCAATGATTCAATACTCCCTTTATTAGGATTGAACCCGGAATCAGTAAAGGATGAGGATTTTATCGAAGCATTTGGGAAATTTAAAGGAATTCGTCCTTTTTTAGCCTTACGATATCACGGGTATCAATTTGGCGAATATAATCCCTATTTAGGAGATGGTCGAGGGTTTCTCTATGGACAGGTGCGAGGAATTGATGGTAACTTATACGATTTTGGCACAAAAGGATCGGGGAGAACTCCCTATTCCCGAAATGCGGACGGAAGATTAACCCTTAAAGGGGGTGTTCGGGAAGTTTTAGCGGCAGAAGCATTATATTATTTAGGAGTAAAAACCTCTCGCTGTTTAAGTTTAATTGAAACCGGCGAATCTCTTTGGCGAGGAGATGAACCTTCTCCAACTCGTTCATCTGTTCTAATTCGTTTGAGTTGGTCACATATCCGCTTTGGAACGTTAGAAAGACTAAACTATATTAAGCGGACAGATTTGCTAAAAAAAGTGTTAGATCATGTGATTAGGTGTTACTACACTGACATTGAACCCAATGATCAAGCTTATCTCCAATTTTATGCTCAATTAGTCCAAAGAGTCGCTCATTTAGCCGCCCAATGGATGGCCGCCGGATTTTGTCATGGGGTTTTAAATACCGATAATATGTCGATTACAGGGGAAAGTTTTGATTATGGGCCTTATAGTTTTATCCCTACTTATAATCCCCAATTTATCTCGGCCTATTTTGACTATGGAGGACGGTATAGTTATGGCAATCAACCCTTTATTTGCCGGTTGAATTTAGAAATGTTACATTTACCCTTAAGCAGTATTATTTCTGTCTTAGACTTAGAAGCAGCCCTAACTAAATTTGATAGTTATTATGACTATTATTATTATAAACTAATGCTGAAAAAATTAGGGTTTGAGATAGAAAAAATTCCCTCTTCTCCAGCCCGAAAATTAGTCGATAAAACCCTTCAACTGTTACTAGAAACTCAAATCGGTTATCATCAATTTTTTGCTGACCTATCCGAACAGTTTAATCTGGGTTGGCGAGAAGATCCGGCAACGGTTTTAGAAAATAGTTCTTTCCCTAAAGGAGACTGGGGAAGTTTTCGAGAACTTTATCATGCTTTATTAAATGAATTACCAATAGAAGAGATGGAAAATGTAGCGAAACGGTTACATCAATCTAATCCTAAAACCGCTTTACTTAGACCGGTTATTGAATCGGTTTGGGAAGCGATCGCAACTGAGGATAATTGGCAACTTTTCTACAATTTAATCGAGAAAATACAAACCTTACAATAA
- a CDS encoding acetoacetate--CoA ligase, with protein MNTILEQPIWTPSPDRIKNSNMTAFINQVSQRYNRQFNTYAQLHQWSVNHSKEFWQEIWREGNFLASQVGSQILIEGDSIEKAQWFPDYKLNFAQNLLRYQNDHMALISRTELGQKRTLTYQQLYQQVAQLAAAMRELGIKSQDRVVGFLPNILETVVAMLATTSIGAIWSSCSPDFGLNGIVDRFEQINPSLLFTTDGYFYKGKPLNSLEKIAAITDKLINSKKIIVIPFVKETPDISPLKNSLLYPDFLISQNTPQLEFEQLPFNHPVYIMYSSGTTGKPKCIVHGAGGTLLQHSKELKLHTDLKPEDKIFYYTTCGWMMWNWVVSSLMIGATVILYDGSPFYPGVDSLFNLIDEEEVSIFGTSAKYIATLEKENLKPKQTHHLKDLKTILSTGSPLSDESFEYVYREIKEDVCLSSISGGTDIISCFALGNPNLPVYRGELQCIGLGLAVDIFDEEGNPLRGEKGELVCKRPFPCRPVSFWNDINGQKFHHAYFSKFNSVWNHGDYAEIREHKTHWGLIIYGRSDAVLNPGGVRIGTAEIYNQVNPLEEVKDSVVVGQNWQDDVRVILFVVLQEGLSLDEGLKNKIKTTIRNNTTPRHVPAKIIQVLDIPRTINGKISEITVRNVIHGETVKNKEALANPQALDYFQDLEDLKS; from the coding sequence ATGAATACCATTTTAGAGCAACCCATTTGGACACCGAGTCCCGACCGAATTAAAAACAGTAATATGACGGCTTTTATCAACCAAGTCAGTCAACGTTATAACCGTCAGTTTAACACTTATGCTCAACTTCATCAATGGTCTGTTAATCATAGTAAGGAGTTTTGGCAAGAAATTTGGAGAGAGGGAAATTTCCTTGCCTCTCAAGTCGGTTCACAGATATTAATCGAGGGAGATTCTATCGAAAAAGCCCAATGGTTTCCCGACTATAAACTTAATTTCGCTCAGAATCTTTTACGATATCAAAATGATCATATGGCCCTTATTTCTCGAACTGAATTAGGACAAAAACGGACTTTAACCTATCAACAACTTTATCAACAAGTGGCACAATTAGCGGCAGCCATGAGGGAGTTAGGAATCAAATCACAGGATCGAGTAGTCGGGTTTTTACCGAATATTTTAGAAACCGTCGTCGCTATGTTAGCTACTACCAGTATAGGGGCAATTTGGTCAAGTTGTTCTCCCGATTTTGGTCTTAATGGAATTGTAGATCGGTTTGAGCAAATTAACCCTAGTCTTCTGTTTACTACTGATGGATATTTTTACAAAGGTAAACCCCTTAATTCTCTAGAAAAAATTGCAGCAATTACCGATAAACTAATTAATTCAAAAAAGATAATTGTGATTCCTTTTGTTAAGGAAACCCCCGATATTAGTCCGCTCAAAAATAGTCTTTTGTATCCCGATTTTTTAATCAGTCAAAATACGCCTCAATTAGAGTTTGAACAATTACCCTTTAATCATCCGGTTTATATTATGTATTCTTCCGGAACTACCGGCAAACCGAAATGTATTGTACATGGGGCAGGAGGAACATTACTCCAACATAGTAAAGAATTAAAATTACATACAGATTTAAAACCCGAAGATAAAATTTTTTATTACACAACCTGCGGATGGATGATGTGGAATTGGGTTGTGAGTAGTTTAATGATAGGGGCGACGGTTATTTTATATGATGGTTCGCCGTTTTATCCAGGAGTTGATAGTCTTTTTAATTTAATTGATGAAGAAGAAGTCAGTATATTTGGAACGAGTGCAAAATATATCGCTACCCTAGAAAAAGAAAATTTAAAACCGAAACAAACCCATCATTTAAAAGACTTAAAAACGATTCTCTCAACCGGTTCTCCTTTATCCGATGAAAGTTTTGAGTATGTGTATCGAGAGATTAAAGAAGATGTGTGTTTATCTTCTATTTCTGGAGGAACAGATATTATCTCTTGCTTTGCTTTAGGAAATCCTAATTTACCCGTATATCGGGGAGAACTTCAATGTATTGGGTTAGGGTTAGCGGTTGATATTTTTGATGAGGAAGGAAACCCTTTAAGAGGAGAAAAAGGGGAGTTAGTTTGTAAACGTCCGTTTCCTTGTCGTCCGGTTAGTTTTTGGAACGATATCAACGGACAAAAGTTTCATCATGCCTATTTTTCTAAATTTAATTCGGTTTGGAATCATGGCGATTATGCAGAAATTCGAGAGCATAAAACCCATTGGGGATTAATCATTTATGGGCGTTCTGATGCGGTTCTTAATCCGGGGGGTGTTCGCATTGGAACAGCAGAAATCTATAATCAAGTCAACCCTCTTGAAGAAGTTAAAGATAGTGTGGTTGTAGGGCAAAATTGGCAAGATGATGTGAGGGTTATTTTATTTGTTGTCCTTCAGGAAGGTTTGAGTTTAGATGAGGGGTTAAAGAATAAGATAAAAACGACGATTCGTAATAACACGACTCCTCGTCATGTTCCGGCTAAAATTATTCAAGTTTTAGATATTCCCAGAACTATTAACGGGAAAATTTCTGAGATTACGGTTAGAAATGTGATTCACGGAGAAACAGTTAAAAATAAGGAGGCTTTAGCGAACCCTCAAGCTTTGGACTATTTTCAAGATTTAGAAGACCTTAAAAGTTAA
- a CDS encoding ABC transporter ATP-binding protein/permease: MEKIEKLRQFLRWFWQVAKRYWISQERFRAWQLLAAVVIFIILAETTSALLNRYLGEFTTALTNKELDKFHHSLVLFGVTLLVLLSFLIIRSFIQNKLELYWREWLTKDFLNRYFAGRAFYQVNGNKEIDNPDQRISEDIESFIDKSLFYSLDLGETILRGFLFFSILWSINHKLVFVAILTALAQTLVSFFIGRILTPLNFKNLQYQADFRYSLVHVRNNSESIAFYKGEEQEQGMVQGKFSQLLAVLHAKILPSSVLVGINAGLSLSVVILAYLFLAPQYFAGQITFGDITRSIPAFTTIVGVFGWFATSFEGLTLFAAVIKRLGTFADYLQQNQQSPSSESVINTLIEPRFALSHVTVKTPDQKRVLVEDLSTEIPKSEGILLMGASGSGKSSILRAVAGLWDKGAGYIYRPNTAEILFIPQRPYMVLGSLRNQILYPHTNRQMSDTKLQDVLEQVNLTDLVDRVGGLDVELNWADVLSLGEQQRLGFARLFLHNPHYAVLDESTSALDVANEQHLYHKLREADITYISVGHRPTLIPFHQLIVEILGHGKWRFLSPNESQGTSLVSS; the protein is encoded by the coding sequence ATGGAAAAAATTGAGAAATTACGACAATTTTTACGGTGGTTTTGGCAAGTCGCTAAACGCTACTGGATCTCTCAAGAGCGGTTTCGCGCATGGCAATTATTAGCAGCAGTTGTTATTTTTATCATTCTCGCTGAAACCACTAGCGCCTTACTCAATCGCTATCTAGGAGAGTTTACTACGGCTCTAACCAATAAGGAATTAGATAAATTTCATCATTCTCTGGTATTGTTTGGGGTAACTTTACTGGTTTTGCTTAGTTTCTTGATTATTCGGAGTTTTATTCAAAATAAACTAGAACTCTACTGGCGAGAGTGGTTGACGAAAGATTTCCTCAATCGTTACTTTGCCGGTCGCGCTTTTTATCAAGTTAATGGAAATAAAGAGATTGACAACCCAGATCAGCGTATTTCTGAGGATATCGAGTCTTTTATCGACAAATCTCTCTTTTACTCTCTTGACCTGGGCGAAACTATTCTTAGGGGTTTTCTTTTTTTTAGTATTCTCTGGAGTATTAACCACAAGCTTGTTTTTGTCGCTATTCTCACTGCACTGGCACAAACGTTAGTTAGTTTTTTCATCGGTCGGATTCTCACGCCCTTAAACTTCAAAAACCTGCAATATCAAGCGGATTTTCGTTATAGTTTAGTTCACGTTCGTAACAACAGCGAATCAATCGCTTTTTACAAAGGAGAGGAACAGGAACAAGGAATGGTTCAAGGGAAATTCTCCCAATTACTTGCGGTTCTCCATGCCAAAATCCTTCCCAGTAGTGTTTTAGTAGGAATCAATGCGGGTTTATCGTTGTCTGTTGTTATTCTTGCCTATCTCTTTCTTGCGCCACAATATTTTGCGGGACAGATAACTTTTGGCGATATTACTCGTTCCATTCCTGCTTTTACAACAATTGTAGGAGTTTTTGGCTGGTTTGCTACTTCTTTTGAAGGTTTAACACTTTTTGCTGCTGTTATCAAACGACTAGGAACGTTTGCCGATTATTTACAGCAAAATCAACAATCTCCTTCTTCAGAATCTGTGATTAATACCTTAATTGAACCTCGTTTTGCTCTAAGTCATGTGACGGTGAAAACCCCCGATCAAAAACGGGTGCTAGTAGAAGATTTATCGACAGAAATTCCTAAGAGCGAGGGGATTTTGCTGATGGGGGCTTCTGGTTCAGGAAAAAGCTCAATTTTACGAGCCGTTGCCGGTTTATGGGACAAAGGCGCAGGCTATATTTATCGTCCCAACACCGCCGAGATTTTATTTATTCCTCAACGCCCCTATATGGTGTTAGGTTCTCTGAGAAATCAAATCCTCTATCCCCATACTAATCGACAAATGAGCGATACTAAGCTACAGGATGTTCTAGAACAGGTGAATTTGACCGATTTAGTTGACCGTGTGGGGGGGTTAGACGTAGAACTCAATTGGGCAGATGTTTTATCTTTAGGGGAACAGCAACGATTAGGGTTTGCTCGACTTTTTTTACATAATCCCCATTATGCGGTGTTGGATGAATCTACCAGTGCGTTAGATGTAGCCAATGAGCAACATCTTTATCATAAATTACGAGAGGCGGATATTACCTATATTAGTGTCGGTCATCGTCCGACTTTGATTCCCTTTCATCAATTAATTGTCGAGATTTTAGGACATGGAAAATGGCGATTTTTATCGCCGAATGAGTCTCAGGGAACTTCCCTTGTAAGTAGTTAA
- a CDS encoding gluconokinase, translated as MDSQKKSSTVCIIMGVSGSGKSTIGHLLSQELGWQFYDGDDFHPLENVEKMKQGISLNDADREPWLKALRHLIDNLHEQEQNGIIACSALKEQYRDLLQGNDPNVILIYLQGRFETIRTRLLHREGHFMKVEMLTSQWQTLEAPKNAIVVDISLTPPEIVEKIIAQLSVKQLI; from the coding sequence ATGGATTCTCAAAAAAAATCATCAACCGTTTGTATTATTATGGGGGTATCTGGGTCAGGAAAATCGACTATTGGGCATCTTCTTAGTCAGGAATTAGGGTGGCAATTTTACGATGGGGATGATTTTCATCCTTTAGAAAATGTCGAAAAAATGAAACAAGGCATTTCCTTAAATGATGCTGATAGAGAACCTTGGTTAAAAGCACTCCGTCATTTAATTGATAACTTACACGAACAAGAGCAAAATGGCATCATTGCTTGTTCTGCATTAAAAGAACAATATCGAGACTTATTGCAAGGAAATGATCCTAATGTTATTTTGATTTATCTTCAAGGGAGATTTGAAACCATTAGAACAAGATTATTACACCGAGAAGGCCATTTTATGAAAGTAGAAATGTTAACTTCTCAATGGCAAACGTTAGAAGCTCCCAAAAATGCTATAGTTGTAGATATTTCCTTAACTCCACCAGAAATAGTCGAAAAAATTATCGCTCAACTGAGTGTAAAACAATTAATTTAA
- a CDS encoding DUF2934 domain-containing protein, giving the protein MNDQEIIAEKKSLIRAKAYEIWQTRGGTHGQDQQDWDVATEKFLEEHFWIKDLIYLQRQLSFPFQVGLLGVECSIWFTHQLLDKVVFPYSQTTESENNFNHN; this is encoded by the coding sequence ATGAACGATCAAGAAATTATTGCCGAAAAAAAATCTTTAATTCGTGCCAAAGCTTACGAAATTTGGCAAACTCGCGGAGGGACTCACGGACAGGATCAACAAGATTGGGATGTTGCCACCGAAAAGTTCTTAGAAGAACATTTTTGGATCAAAGATCTTATTTATCTACAACGCCAATTAAGTTTTCCTTTTCAAGTCGGGTTATTAGGGGTTGAATGTTCTATCTGGTTCACTCATCAATTATTAGATAAAGTTGTCTTTCCCTATTCCCAAACAACGGAATCAGAAAATAACTTTAATCACAATTAA
- a CDS encoding mechanosensitive ion channel family protein — protein sequence MILGYVFSPTPVLAQLQQTAPIIVDGYPIFQVSQSGQFTAEQRADEANRLLRESIRNSNDPIEVRIDNNRELPVILVDGAHLLSVTSSDVPKGRSITEQAQLWREQLQQAIQQAQYERTVSYLVREGFISLVVLVLAFFVTKQLNKVWKRWIDPFIDRSINSTSSETGQPHTQIPTQPKPRLKFVSEILLTVLKGIIWLIAIFFVTSRFPQTRQITYDFINILRGTLITDAISLGDSQYSFLDLVLLIALLIALVFLAGTVGKLLRSRVLNFTGLSRAAQDTIVLMANYTLVFIGAIVILQLWGLDISSLTVFAGVLGVGIGLGIQGIAKEFVSGLVLIFERPIQVGDFVEVGELMGTVERISVRSTEIRTLDQISVILPNSRFLESEVINWSHGTSISRLKVPIGVAYGSDLTLVRNALLDAAKEHKEILTNPPPRVFFQGFGDSALNFQLLIWISKPYKQFQIKSDLYFIIDSMFRKRGIEVPFPQRDLHLRSGNLPLEVSPELINSLTELSSHLASWIKHQSNSKSDN from the coding sequence ATGATTTTAGGGTATGTGTTCAGTCCAACCCCAGTTTTAGCCCAATTACAACAAACAGCCCCCATTATCGTTGATGGTTATCCTATTTTTCAAGTCAGTCAGTCAGGACAATTTACCGCCGAACAACGCGCCGATGAAGCTAACCGTTTACTGAGGGAAAGCATCAGAAACTCCAATGATCCGATCGAAGTCAGGATAGATAATAACCGAGAATTACCGGTTATTTTAGTCGATGGGGCGCATTTACTCTCAGTAACCTCTAGTGATGTCCCAAAAGGAAGAAGTATTACCGAACAAGCGCAACTTTGGCGAGAGCAACTCCAGCAAGCAATTCAACAGGCGCAGTATGAACGAACGGTTAGTTATCTGGTGAGAGAGGGGTTTATTTCCTTAGTGGTTTTAGTGTTGGCTTTTTTCGTGACTAAACAATTAAATAAAGTTTGGAAGCGTTGGATTGATCCGTTTATAGACCGATCGATAAATTCTACCTCTTCAGAAACCGGTCAACCTCATACTCAAATTCCCACTCAACCCAAACCTAGATTAAAATTTGTCTCGGAGATTCTTTTAACTGTCTTGAAAGGCATCATTTGGTTGATTGCTATTTTTTTTGTTACCAGTCGTTTTCCTCAAACTCGGCAGATCACCTATGATTTTATTAATATTCTCAGAGGTACTTTAATTACAGATGCTATTAGTCTGGGAGATAGTCAATATTCTTTTTTAGATCTTGTTCTTTTAATTGCGCTATTAATTGCCCTCGTTTTCTTGGCGGGAACAGTCGGCAAATTATTGCGATCGCGGGTTTTAAATTTTACCGGGTTGAGTCGTGCGGCTCAAGATACGATTGTTTTAATGGCTAATTATACCCTAGTGTTTATTGGGGCGATCGTTATTTTGCAATTGTGGGGACTTGATATTAGTTCTTTGACAGTTTTTGCAGGGGTTTTAGGGGTAGGAATTGGGTTAGGAATACAGGGAATTGCTAAAGAGTTTGTCAGTGGATTAGTCTTAATTTTTGAGCGTCCTATTCAAGTGGGAGATTTTGTAGAAGTTGGGGAGTTAATGGGAACAGTAGAACGGATCAGTGTGCGCTCTACAGAAATTCGGACTTTAGATCAAATTTCGGTTATTTTACCGAATTCTCGCTTTTTAGAATCAGAAGTTATTAATTGGTCTCATGGCACGTCTATTTCTCGCTTAAAAGTTCCTATTGGGGTCGCTTATGGGTCGGATTTAACATTAGTGAGAAATGCCTTATTAGATGCAGCTAAAGAACATAAAGAAATTTTAACTAATCCTCCCCCTAGAGTTTTTTTTCAGGGGTTTGGAGACAGTGCCCTTAATTTTCAATTATTAATCTGGATCTCTAAACCTTATAAGCAATTTCAGATTAAAAGTGATTTATATTTTATTATCGATTCTATGTTTCGTAAGCGAGGAATAGAAGTTCCTTTTCCTCAACGAGATTTACATCTTCGCTCTGGAAATCTGCCTCTTGAGGTTTCCCCTGAGTTAATTAATTCTTTGACGGAGTTATCGAGTCATTTAGCTAGCTGGATCAAACATCAATCTAATTCAAAAAGTGACAATTGA
- a CDS encoding photosystem II protein, Psb35-related — protein sequence MLTILAVVFLIGWVAAAVIGTQAYFRGEQTKPIHARNWRSDSFEQIAKSVTGKEVDGDRIPGFTADAYTSQNLPTA from the coding sequence ATGTTGACTATATTAGCTGTTGTATTTTTAATCGGTTGGGTAGCGGCTGCGGTAATTGGAACTCAAGCCTATTTTAGAGGAGAGCAAACCAAGCCTATTCATGCCCGTAACTGGCGTTCAGACTCCTTTGAACAAATCGCTAAATCTGTTACTGGTAAAGAAGTAGATGGCGATCGCATTCCGGGATTTACCGCCGATGCTTATACTAGCCAAAATTTACCCACTGCTTAA